The genomic window GGGCACAGGGGTGGGGCTTTTGAAGTACCACTTGGCTGAGGGAGGTACCAAGTGAATGGGTAGACGAGTGAGCCAAAGCATGGAGGTGGGATGAGCCCAGTGTGTATTGGGATAAGGGAGAACCCAGCGTGGGCCACCTGGACACTGCCACCATGGGACAGTGAGACACACTCAGGGTTCAAGTTGTGGGGGCAGGAGAGATCGGAAGAAAGCTATGAGGAGGAATCGGGAGGGCAGACCAGACAGGCAGCAGGTGGTAGGCAAAGGTGTATAGGTGGGGACTGGATGCCTCTGGGCCTCTTTGTGGGGTTACATGGGTAGACGCAGAAGCATGGAAGGGAGCAAGGGGTTGTCTGGGGAGGGCTTCCCAGAGAAGACGCCTGCATGCTGAGGGCTGAGACTAGAAAAGCAGCCGACTCCATAGTCAAGACCCTGAGGGGCATGGGATTTTGCTCCAAGGAGACGGCCCGCCCCAAGCCTTCTTGCCCCTGCCCAGGAAACACCAGGTTCCTTCGAGTGCGCCTGCCCCCGTGGGTTCTACGGGCTTCGGTGTGAGGTGAGCGGGGTGACATGCGCGGATGGACCCTGCTTCAATGGCGGCTTGTGTGTGGGGGGCGCAGACCCCGACTCTGCCTACGTCTGCCACTGCCCGCCCGGCTTCCAGGGCTCCAACTGCGAGAAGAGGGTAGACCGGTGCAGCCTGCAGCCGTGCCGGAATGGTGAGGCGGCGAGGCCGGATCCGtgcggggtggggaggggtggggcccCCGCAGTGAGCAAGAGGACCACACGTAGTTCCCGAACTGTTAACGTGTGGTCGAAGCCGAGAAAAAAAGACACGCAGAGAGCCAAAGAGGGAAGGCTGAGCTAACCCATGATGCCACCAGGTAGAAAAGGAAGCGGGCTGGCTTTGCAGGTACATACAGGCACTGGGCAAACTCCAGGAGGCCAGCCCTTGCTAGACAGCTATAGCGGTTGGTCATTAGAGAAAGGGATTACAAGCCCGGGAAACAGAAGAGCTCTGAGCGCTCCGGGGTGCTCCCTTCCCGGGCGGCTCCCCCTGACGCCCCCTCTCCTCGCAGGCGGGCTCTGCCTGGACCTGGGCTATGCCCTGCGCTGCCGCTGCCGTGCGGGCTTCGCGGGCCCACGCTGCGAGCACGACCTGGATGACTGCGCCGGGCGCGCCTGCGCTAACGGCGGCACGTGCCTGGAGGGCGGTGGCGCGCGCCGCTGCTCCTGCGCGCTGGGCTTCGGCGGCCGCGACTGCCGCGAGCGCGCCGACCCGTGCGCCGCGCGCCCCTGCGCGCACGGCGGCCGCTGCTACGCCCACTTCTCCGGCCTCGTCTGCGCCTGCGCGCCCGGCTACATGGGGGCGCGGTGCGAGTTCCCGGTTCGCCCCGACGGTGCGGAGGACGGCGCAGGCGCACCGCACGCGGCCCCACCGGGCCCCAGGCAGGGGGATCCGCAGCGCTTCCTTTTGCCGCCAGCTTTGGGCTTGTTGGTGGCCGCAAGCTTTGCCGGCGCTGTGCTCTGGCTGATCCACTTGCGACGCCGTGGCTCTGGCCGGGATACTGGGTCTCGCCTGTTGGCGGGGACCCCGGAGCCACCAACCCACTCACTCCCCGATGCTCTGAACAACATGCGTATACGAGAGGACCCCGGGGATGGCCCGAGGTGAGGGACCGGGCCACAGACCTATGCCTCGTCCCATTGGCTGCTTGCGTCAGTCTCCATAGGAAAGTTGGCCTGCTTCCTCGACGGACCTCCCTGATTGGTCCAGTCCTGTTGTCCCTGAGCTCTTGGGCTTTTCGGGTTGTTTCGTTCCACAATTCCCCTGGTTGGGTTTAGGTTCCCCTCGATGGTCGGTGGGAAAAACAAGATCCGAGAATTAAGGGATTTgcatctttctttcttcttcattttctcccGCAGTCTGTCCGCTGATTGGAGTCGTCCCGAGGATGGAGACTCTCGAGCGATTTATGTCATATCTGCTCCTTCGATTTATGCTCGGGAGGTAGCTGTCCCTGTCTATCGCCTCTACGCACATTGGGTACACCCGGTGGAGGCATCCTCTGCTTTATCTCTAAACCTCCTTTTCTCTGTGTAAAATGGGAACCTCTGGAAGGTGCTTAAGCCCAATTTCCAGTTCTGACTTAATATAAGTCTGTCCTACATCCCTCTTGCTGTCGTTCTGAGCTGTTGGCCAGCTTCTGTTTTGAAGACCTATGGCTTCGAGAGGTTACGGTGGGGTTCCTCAGCCAAAACCCCTTACTTGATTTCCTCTTACTGGGGAGAGGGAGAAGAGGCTGAGGGCAGCCCTTTCTAATACCTCCTACTCATCTTGTTTCTAGGCCTGACCTGCCTCTTCGCCATCATCTCTTGGAGACAGATCTTGGATATTTTTGTATTTAGTTGGTGGTGCCAAATCTCTGCCCCAGACACTTTGGAGTTCACGTTGGAAGGGGTAGCTGGGAGAACTTTACCGTTGGAAATTGTACATAATGGCTATTTATATCCTATTATTTTTCTCTCCCCATCTCTTCAGAGGCATCTATAAATGCTCCTGTTTTGACCAACTTTGACTCGTCCCTCTGATCGCTTTGTACTTAGTGTGGGGTTAAGGGGAGAAATTCTGTGCTTTAGAAgagtcattaaaaaacaaaaaataaacaagcccgttgccgtggagtcgattccgactcagccaccctgtaagacagagtagagctgccccatagggtttccaaggagcccttagtggatttgaactacctagcttttggttagcagccaaactcttaaccactacaccaccagggtttcctagcaagAATCATAGATAGGACTTTGTtgtggaaggaagaaaaatactagttgaagtaaaaaaagaataaaaaggaaaaccctaTAGTAGGTGTAGCCTCAGACAGGGCTGAATTCTGTGACTCGGTGTCCTTCTCCAGTTGGTTGTTTCCCCTGGGACtagtttgtgtgtttgtgtgtgtgtgtgtatgtgtatgtgtgtgtctgcccAGGCTCTCTCAGCCCTTTCAACAAGCCAGTGTTTTTCCTCTGCCTACAGGTCGCCTTAGTTAAGTGCCTTTTTTCCTGATACTTTCATTCACTCCACAGATACCTACTAAgatcctactgtgtgccaagtctTGTTCTAGGAGCTGGAGACACAGCAGGGCATGAGACAGCCAAATTCTTGCCCTTGATGAGGTCACAGTTTGCTCTAGTCCTTGTCAGGGTGGTGATGGGCCAGAACTCTGGAGCCTGACAGcttgagtttgaatcccagctcttctACTTACTATTGTGGGCAAGTGTATAGCACTTCAAGCTATATAAATGTAGCTTCTCTGTTGTTGCTATTGCTCTTATTTTCCAGCTCTCTCCGTTGTCGCCTCTTTTAGGAAGCCCTCTTTGATTGCCACAGACTGAGTCTAGTGTCTCCTCTGGTCTCCCACAGCCCAATACTTGCCCCCCTCCCAATCCAGACCCGACTGCCAGCACCTACCCCCATCCTGGCCCTGACCCCCTGGACTATCACTGTTTGGTGAGGGGTGTGTCTCCCCGACTAGGGAGCCTGGTGAGGGCAGGAACCAGGGATTTTCTGATACCTCTTTGTCCCAGAATCATccagcacaggaccagacagtcaAGAAACATTCAGGGTACAAGAAGGTTAACAAGGGCTGGGGGAAACACTGGGGCAATATGGGTGCTTCCTACCCTGGTAGTGGCCGTTAAGTAGCGGGAGTTATTAGGCAAGATCCAGGGGTCTGGTCTCACCCCTCGACTCTCCGCTCCGAGTGAACGCGGTGTAACAGTGCCCCCTGTGGTCACGTTCCATTTCAGAACTCTGTGCGGGTGTGTGCTCCCTGTCCCGGGGGGAGGGCGGGGCGGGAATCCCAACCCGGGCTACCCCGGCCCCCACTGGCCCCTCCATGAACAACCAGACTCGGGCCCCAGCCCCTTCCTCAGTCAGGACCTCTACCCCGGTCCGGGCCTCCACTCCGGTCCGGGCCTCGACCCCAGTCAGGACCCCAACCCCTGTCCGGGCCCCGACCCCAGTCCGGACCCCGACCCCCGTCCGGACCCCGACCCCGGCCCAGGTCCCGAACCCGGCCCGGACCCCGACCCCGGCCCAGGTCCCGAACCCGGCCCGGACCCCGACCCCGGCCCAGGTCCCGAACCCGGCCCGGATCCCGACCCCGGCCCAGGTCCCTACCCTGGTCCGGGCGGCGACTCCGGTCCGGGCCTCGAATCCGGTCCGGACCCCGACTCCAGTCCGGGCTCCGGCTCCGGTCCGGGCTTTGCCTCCGGTCCGGGCCCCCCCTCTGGTCCAGGCTGCCACTCCAGCCCAGATTCCCGCTGAGCTTCCGGCCCCGGCCTCCTTCCCGACCCCGGCCCTGCTGTTGGATTCACCCCCAGAGCCGGCTCCGGAGCCAACTTTGTCGCCTGATAAGGATCCTGCGCGGTCGTCGAGTCTGAAGGCCGTCCCATCAGTCACCAGCCTGTCTGAGCTCACCGAGGGTCCCCATCCGCCGCTCACTCCATCGGCCACTGAGATACTGGGGTCCGCCTTCGGGGCCATCCCGACCGTAGACACACAGGCCTCCAAGCTGACAGATTCCACCCCCAGGCCTATCCCAGGGCCCATTCTGGGGACCAAGCTGTCAGCCACCTTACCGGTTTCTAACAACACACTTGCCTCCACCAGTGAGAACTTCGAAATGGACGACAGAGTCATTATTCGAGTGGTCTACTGGTGAGGGCTGGCCCCACCCACAACTGCCTTCCTCCCCTGGGGAAAGGGCTGGATGGGCTGGGTGCAGGGGCACTGGGGACCTGGAAGTTCGGGTCTGGGGTAGGGTGaggaacaaaccaaaaaaatcaaaacaaacgagtaaacaaaaaaacccgttgccgtcgaggttccgattcatagtgaccctatacgacagagtagaactgccccatagggttttcaaggagcgactggtggactcgacctgccgaccttttggttaacagccgagctcttaacaaccGCCGCCAGAGTTCCACAGGGTGAGGGGAGGGTCCTAATTCCCAGGTAGGAAACTTGGCTTTCCTTCTCATTCTCTGTGAGGTtccagagacctgggttcaaatccctgccATGCTCCAGCGGTGTGATTCTTGGCTCTGAACTTCATTTGTTCACTTTtatagattcattcattcattcagaccTGTGTTGGTTGAACACATCTGAATGCACCTCTCCGGAGGGGAAGCCCCAGGGCACAAAGTCAGCAGGTGTTAGTGTGAATGCAGATGGGTGCTCTGTGGGAGGACGAGGGGGCTTCCAACTGGGCATCAGGGATGGCCTTTCTGAGGAGATGGCACTTGAGCTGCTCCCTCAGTGATGGGAAGGGGCTGCTAAATGAAGAGCTGGGGGGAAGGTGGTCAAAGCAGCAAGGGCAAAGACGGCGGGAGGCTGAGTGCTGTCCTCATTTGCCGCCCTGGACCTGAGCCTTGGGTTGTGTCAACGACAGCAACAACGGTAACACCAACCTTCCTTGACCTCCCTGGGACTCAGGGCTGAATTAATTGAAGGCTCTCTGCAGCCTGCCTC from Loxodonta africana isolate mLoxAfr1 chromosome 11, mLoxAfr1.hap2, whole genome shotgun sequence includes these protein-coding regions:
- the DLL3 gene encoding delta-like protein 3 gives rise to the protein MVALRKPPLLSRTMLLALFFLPQAQPAGVFELQIHSFRPGPGPGAPRSPCSARGPCRLFFRVCLKPGVSEEAAESQCALGTALSARGPVYTGQPGAPTSDLQLPDRLMRVPFREAWTGTFSLIIEIWKEELGEEIAGAAWSLLSRVAGRWRLEAGSPWARDVQRAGGWELRFSYRARCEPPAVGAACTRLCRSRSAPSRCGPGQRPCAPMEEDCAAPLACRAGCSPEHGFCEQPNECQCLEGWAGPLCTVPVSTSSCLSPRGPSSATAGCLIPGPGPCDGNPCANGGSCSETPGSFECACPRGFYGLRCEVSGVTCADGPCFNGGLCVGGADPDSAYVCHCPPGFQGSNCEKRVDRCSLQPCRNGGLCLDLGYALRCRCRAGFAGPRCEHDLDDCAGRACANGGTCLEGGGARRCSCALGFGGRDCRERADPCAARPCAHGGRCYAHFSGLVCACAPGYMGARCEFPVRPDGAEDGAGAPHAAPPGPRQGDPQRFLLPPALGLLVAASFAGAVLWLIHLRRRGSGRDTGSRLLAGTPEPPTHSLPDALNNMRIREDPGDGPSLSADWSRPEDGDSRAIYVISAPSIYAREA
- the SELENOV gene encoding selenoprotein V, which codes for MNNQTRAPAPSSVRTSTPVRASTPVRASTPVRTPTPVRAPTPVRTPTPVRTPTPAQVPNPARTPTPAQVPNPARTPTPAQVPNPARIPTPAQVPTLVRAATPVRASNPVRTPTPVRAPAPVRALPPVRAPPLVQAATPAQIPAELPAPASFPTPALLLDSPPEPAPEPTLSPDKDPARSSSLKAVPSVTSLSELTEGPHPPLTPSATEILGSAFGAIPTVDTQASKLTDSTPRPIPGPILGTKLSATLPVSNNTLASTSENFEMDDRVIIRVVYCGLUSYGLRYILLRKSLEQQFPNRLIFEEDISSQATGEFEVFVDGKLVHSKKKGDGFVDDTRLQKIVNSINETIKKE